A DNA window from Legionella sp. MW5194 contains the following coding sequences:
- the hemW gene encoding radical SAM family heme chaperone HemW: MLPTSLYIHVPWCIRKCPYCDFNSHKSPDSLPEDDYVRALINDLKVDIANHQRTPLQSIFIGGGTPSLLSGQAYDRLLTEVNQLLDFSPDIEITLEANPGTVEQQRFKAYRQAGINRLSLGIQSFNPTDLKRLGRIHDDAQAHRAIDSARAAGFDNMNLDIMHSLPEQTLEEGLNDLRTAISHQPQHISWYQLTLEPNTVFYKQQPPLPSDETTADLEDEGFAMLAENGFKRYEISAFSQPGKASHHNLNYWLFGDYFGIGAGAHGKLTTVDYQVFRTRKYRQPKDYLNPEHAFLAASERIDEASLLFEFMLNATRLEQKIPRTLFSERTGLSDDGLTARLKQAAAKGLIELQTNDWQVTERGRRYTNNLQALFLPED; this comes from the coding sequence ATGTTACCCACGTCGCTGTACATTCACGTTCCCTGGTGTATCCGAAAATGCCCATATTGTGATTTTAATTCGCATAAAAGCCCGGACAGCCTGCCTGAAGACGACTACGTTCGCGCCTTAATCAACGATTTAAAGGTGGACATCGCAAACCATCAGCGAACCCCTCTGCAAAGCATTTTCATCGGCGGTGGTACCCCAAGCCTGTTGTCTGGCCAGGCCTACGATCGCCTGCTTACGGAAGTAAACCAATTGCTCGACTTCAGCCCGGACATCGAAATTACCCTGGAAGCCAACCCCGGCACGGTGGAGCAGCAGCGCTTCAAGGCGTATCGACAGGCCGGGATTAACCGGCTGTCGCTCGGCATTCAAAGTTTCAACCCCACCGACCTTAAACGATTAGGACGTATTCACGATGACGCTCAGGCTCACCGTGCCATTGACAGCGCAAGGGCAGCGGGTTTTGACAACATGAATCTGGATATCATGCACAGCCTGCCTGAGCAAACCCTTGAGGAAGGGCTAAATGATTTACGCACGGCCATAAGCCATCAGCCGCAGCACATTTCCTGGTATCAACTCACCCTGGAACCCAACACTGTCTTTTACAAGCAACAGCCCCCCCTCCCCAGCGATGAAACCACGGCCGATCTGGAAGATGAGGGCTTTGCGATGTTAGCTGAAAACGGGTTTAAGCGTTATGAAATTTCCGCATTCAGCCAACCTGGGAAAGCATCGCACCATAATTTGAATTACTGGCTTTTCGGCGACTATTTTGGCATCGGCGCCGGCGCACATGGCAAGCTCACCACCGTGGATTATCAGGTGTTTCGCACCCGAAAATACCGTCAGCCCAAAGACTACCTGAATCCAGAGCATGCCTTTTTGGCCGCTAGCGAACGGATTGATGAGGCCTCGTTGCTGTTTGAATTCATGCTCAATGCCACCCGCCTTGAGCAAAAAATACCGCGAACGTTATTTTCGGAGAGAACCGGTCTCTCTGACGACGGCCTGACGGCCAGGCTAAAGCAGGCTGCAGCAAAGGGATTAATCGAGCTGCAGACGAACGATTGGCAGGTGACTGAACGGGGACGGCGTTATACCAATAATCTGCAGGCCTTGTTTCTTCCTGAAGACTAA
- the plsY gene encoding glycerol-3-phosphate 1-O-acyltransferase PlsY encodes MLSFFLFLFVVIVAYLCGSLCSAVIVSRLFSLPDPRMEGSKNPGATNVLRLSGKKYAIIVLIGDMLKGVLPVLLARLLDAGPVTMGFAAFAAVMGHMYPVFFQFRGGKGVATALGALLSLNLILGALVIVTWLAIAHYTRYSSLASIVSIILAPLYAAMTMGNIEIIPPLFFITIFVLYQHRDNITRLIDGEEPKIRFKDKEHPTVTEEILSPPPGRVITEDDIEGEVTAAELIAEQEKPASDLQPQAAEKRAASPKKQTRVSRAKKPAKAATTTKTATQNPKPRRNSPAKDSKKS; translated from the coding sequence ATGCTCAGTTTCTTTTTATTCCTGTTTGTCGTTATTGTTGCCTATTTGTGCGGCTCACTCTGCTCGGCAGTGATTGTCAGCCGCCTGTTTTCGCTGCCTGATCCACGCATGGAAGGCTCCAAAAACCCAGGCGCCACCAATGTGTTGCGATTATCAGGTAAAAAATACGCCATCATCGTGTTAATTGGCGACATGTTAAAAGGCGTACTCCCCGTGCTGCTCGCCCGTCTGCTGGATGCAGGCCCCGTGACCATGGGATTTGCCGCCTTTGCTGCGGTCATGGGCCACATGTACCCTGTTTTTTTCCAGTTTCGCGGCGGCAAGGGCGTAGCGACTGCCTTAGGCGCCCTGCTGAGCTTAAACCTCATTCTTGGGGCATTGGTGATTGTAACCTGGCTGGCCATCGCCCATTACACCCGCTACTCCTCATTAGCGTCCATCGTTTCCATCATCTTGGCCCCTTTGTATGCCGCCATGACCATGGGCAACATTGAAATCATCCCGCCGCTTTTCTTTATTACCATTTTTGTTCTTTACCAGCATCGCGATAACATCACCCGCCTCATTGACGGTGAAGAACCCAAAATACGTTTTAAAGACAAGGAGCACCCGACCGTCACTGAAGAAATTTTATCGCCGCCCCCGGGCCGCGTGATTACGGAAGACGACATTGAAGGGGAAGTCACTGCAGCGGAACTGATCGCGGAGCAGGAGAAGCCGGCATCGGACCTCCAGCCACAAGCGGCAGAGAAACGCGCCGCCAGCCCGAAAAAACAGACCCGCGTCAGTAGGGCGAAAAAACCGGCCAAAGCGGCAACGACGACTAAGACGGCAACCCAAAATCCTAAACCACGCCGCAACAGCCCAGCCAAAGACAGCAAAAAATCCTAA
- the tsaD gene encoding tRNA (adenosine(37)-N6)-threonylcarbamoyltransferase complex transferase subunit TsaD, producing MLVLGIESSCDETGVALYDGKRGLIAQALHSQIALHQQYGGVVPELASRDHVNHLIPLTESVLRQGQIEAAAIDVVAYTAGPGLIGALLTGACFAKSLAFSLNRPALAIHHLEAHLLAAMLDSPDLQFPFLALLVSGGHTQLIEARALGDYCLLGDTLDDAVGEAFDKTAKLMGLPYPGGAQLAGLADKASAPEHTLFAPFPRPMTDRPGLDFSFSGLKTHALTCWQNSAKDDAARRGIAYAFQQAVVDTLVIKCRRAVEKTAARRLVVAGGVGANQALRSALGGLMQGVQGAVYFPRPDYCTDNGAMVAFAGYLHAKNNQYDSSQAIEVKARWPLTSESI from the coding sequence ATGCTAGTTCTGGGAATAGAATCATCCTGTGATGAAACAGGCGTAGCCCTGTATGACGGCAAGCGCGGACTGATTGCCCAGGCCCTGCACTCGCAGATTGCGCTTCATCAGCAATACGGAGGGGTCGTGCCGGAACTGGCTTCCCGCGATCATGTGAATCATTTAATCCCCTTGACGGAAAGCGTGTTGCGTCAGGGGCAGATCGAGGCGGCAGCCATTGATGTCGTGGCCTACACGGCCGGCCCCGGTTTAATTGGCGCCCTGTTAACCGGTGCCTGTTTTGCCAAGAGCTTAGCCTTCAGTTTAAATCGTCCGGCCTTGGCCATCCATCATCTCGAGGCCCATCTGTTAGCGGCCATGCTTGACAGCCCTGACTTGCAGTTTCCTTTTTTAGCCCTGCTGGTTTCAGGCGGCCATACCCAGTTAATTGAGGCGCGGGCATTGGGAGACTATTGCCTTTTGGGCGATACGCTGGATGATGCCGTCGGTGAAGCCTTTGACAAAACCGCCAAACTCATGGGCCTGCCTTATCCCGGTGGGGCACAATTGGCCGGTCTGGCTGATAAGGCCTCGGCCCCCGAACACACGCTTTTCGCACCGTTTCCCCGACCGATGACGGACCGACCTGGGCTTGATTTCAGTTTCAGCGGCCTTAAAACCCATGCCCTGACCTGCTGGCAGAACAGCGCCAAAGACGATGCGGCCCGGCGCGGGATTGCCTATGCCTTTCAACAGGCGGTGGTTGACACGCTGGTCATCAAGTGCCGGCGGGCGGTGGAAAAAACGGCGGCCCGCCGGCTGGTGGTGGCAGGTGGTGTCGGCGCGAACCAGGCGCTTCGTTCTGCCCTTGGGGGGTTGATGCAGGGAGTGCAGGGGGCTGTTTATTTTCCGCGGCCTGACTATTGTACCGATAACGGGGCGATGGTCGCTTTTGCCGGTTACCTGCATGCAAAGAACAATCAGTACGACAGCAGCCAGGCGATTGAAGTCAAAGCACGCTGGCCGCTGACAAGCGAGTCAATTTAG
- the rpsU gene encoding 30S ribosomal protein S21, whose product MPTVRVKEGENPEYALRRFKRSCEKAGILTELRRREFYEKPTAERKRKQAAAVKRHLKKISRDTSSRRSLKHRRK is encoded by the coding sequence ATGCCTACCGTTCGTGTGAAAGAAGGCGAAAATCCTGAATACGCACTGCGTCGTTTCAAGCGCTCCTGTGAAAAAGCAGGAATTTTAACCGAGTTACGCCGTCGTGAATTTTACGAAAAGCCCACCGCTGAGCGTAAACGCAAACAAGCAGCTGCTGTCAAACGTCACCTGAAAAAAATTTCTCGTGATACCAGTTCTCGTCGTAGTCTCAAACACAGACGTAAGTAA
- a CDS encoding GatB/YqeY domain-containing protein encodes MSIKDRISNDLKDAMRARDKMKLDALRLITAAVKQVEVDERITVDDERMLVILDKMAKQRKESIAQFNTAGRHDLVAQEQFELDLISQYLPEPLSEDEVNQLISQAIVEVNAEKMSDMGKVMAHLKPQLQGRADMSKVSALIKTKLS; translated from the coding sequence ATGAGCATTAAAGACCGCATAAGTAATGATTTAAAAGACGCGATGCGTGCCAGGGATAAAATGAAACTCGATGCGCTTCGCCTGATTACTGCTGCTGTCAAGCAAGTGGAAGTTGACGAACGCATTACCGTAGACGATGAGCGCATGCTGGTTATTCTTGACAAAATGGCCAAGCAGCGCAAAGAATCCATCGCCCAGTTCAACACCGCCGGACGTCATGATTTGGTCGCCCAGGAACAGTTCGAACTTGATCTCATCAGTCAGTATTTACCAGAGCCCCTCTCTGAAGATGAAGTCAATCAGCTGATTTCACAGGCCATTGTCGAAGTGAACGCTGAAAAGATGAGTGACATGGGTAAGGTAATGGCACATTTGAAGCCTCAATTGCAGGGCCGTGCCGACATGAGTAAAGTCAGCGCCTTAATCAAGACCAAATTAAGCTAA
- the dnaG gene encoding DNA primase, with protein sequence MTGLIPQPFIDELLSRTDLVELIDGYVPLKKRGNSYLACCPFHNEKTPSFNVVAKKQFYHCFGCGASGNSISFVMNYLSQNFIEAVETLAARVGMQVPRDNHGEKTKQSLSLYQLLAKVSQHYQHHLKNTPEAINYLRQRGLTGEIAKKYQLGFAQAGWHALEQQFKAQRSDLITTGMLIQKDDGSTYDRYRQRIMFPIHDRHGRIIGFGGRAIEAAQKPKYLNSPETIIFQKNRELYGLHQVLQNNPPPDTILIVEGYMDVIVLAQHGIDNAVAALGTATSTYHIQLLSKHARQLVFCFDGDEAGRQAAWRALENTLSQLNSGLDASFIFLPEGHDPDSLVREEGSDHFKARLQQALPLSQFFFDTLMKGIDLRRSAGKSQLIQKVKPYLQTMTDGPYKQILIDELARLTHIENHRLMHMLEDKKEQAPLSQKTITRSPIRLAIALLVQNPEIYQQVKAHLPSVVLDGEGQGILQQLLNQVAASPSMNTASLIELWRGTDFFDSLNRLAGWDHQVPQEALSREFIDILQFLHKQNFENKIAQYIAKSRKEGLTVSEKLVLQTMLKERHQPVRDKK encoded by the coding sequence ATGACTGGCTTAATCCCACAGCCATTCATTGATGAACTGCTAAGCCGCACTGATCTGGTCGAGCTTATTGACGGCTATGTGCCTCTGAAAAAGCGAGGCAATAGCTACCTTGCCTGTTGCCCGTTTCATAACGAAAAAACCCCTTCCTTCAATGTCGTCGCCAAAAAGCAGTTTTATCATTGCTTTGGTTGCGGGGCCAGCGGCAATTCCATCAGTTTCGTCATGAATTACTTAAGCCAGAATTTCATTGAAGCGGTTGAAACCCTGGCGGCACGGGTCGGCATGCAGGTTCCGCGTGATAATCACGGCGAAAAAACAAAGCAATCGCTGAGCCTTTACCAATTGTTGGCCAAAGTGAGTCAGCATTATCAGCATCATCTTAAAAACACCCCGGAAGCGATCAATTACCTGCGTCAACGGGGGCTGACGGGTGAAATTGCCAAAAAATACCAGCTTGGGTTTGCACAGGCTGGCTGGCATGCGCTGGAACAACAATTCAAAGCCCAGCGCAGCGATCTGATCACCACCGGGATGTTAATCCAAAAAGACGACGGCAGTACCTATGATCGCTACCGCCAGCGCATCATGTTTCCGATCCACGATCGCCACGGCCGCATCATCGGTTTTGGCGGCCGAGCGATTGAGGCCGCACAGAAGCCAAAATACTTAAATTCACCCGAAACCATTATTTTTCAAAAAAACCGTGAGCTGTATGGGTTGCATCAGGTTCTGCAAAACAATCCCCCCCCTGACACCATTCTCATCGTCGAAGGGTACATGGATGTGATTGTTCTGGCCCAGCATGGCATTGACAATGCCGTCGCTGCCTTAGGTACCGCCACCAGCACTTACCATATTCAACTGTTAAGCAAGCATGCCCGTCAGCTCGTTTTCTGTTTTGATGGCGATGAAGCCGGCCGGCAAGCCGCCTGGCGAGCCCTGGAAAATACGCTGTCGCAACTCAATTCTGGCCTTGACGCCAGCTTTATCTTTCTCCCCGAGGGCCATGATCCGGACAGCCTGGTGCGCGAGGAAGGCAGCGACCACTTTAAGGCACGACTTCAGCAGGCCTTGCCCTTAAGCCAGTTTTTCTTTGATACGTTAATGAAAGGCATAGATTTACGACGCAGCGCAGGCAAAAGCCAATTGATTCAGAAAGTAAAGCCGTATCTGCAAACCATGACCGATGGGCCTTACAAGCAAATCCTCATTGATGAATTGGCCCGTTTGACTCACATTGAAAATCATCGCTTAATGCACATGCTTGAAGACAAGAAGGAGCAGGCGCCGCTCAGTCAAAAAACCATTACCCGCTCCCCTATTCGCTTAGCCATTGCCCTCTTGGTGCAAAATCCCGAGATTTATCAACAGGTCAAAGCGCACCTGCCCTCGGTGGTGCTGGATGGGGAAGGACAGGGCATTCTGCAGCAGTTGCTGAACCAGGTGGCCGCGTCGCCGTCGATGAATACCGCCTCATTGATTGAGCTTTGGCGGGGAACTGATTTTTTTGATTCGCTAAACCGGCTGGCGGGATGGGATCATCAGGTGCCGCAGGAAGCCCTCTCACGCGAATTTATTGATATACTACAATTTTTACATAAGCAAAATTTCGAAAATAAAATTGCCCAATACATTGCAAAATCACGAAAAGAGGGCTTAACTGTTTCTGAAAAGCTAGTGTTGCAAACCATGTTAAAAGAACGCCATCAGCCAGTGCGTGATAAAAAATAA
- the rpoD gene encoding RNA polymerase sigma factor RpoD encodes MNDQEQQRSQITRVISLGKEQNYLTYAQINDLLPNIVDTEHFDVIISMLEGMNIKVFELPPSEDELALLGNTEEAPEDVEEAAAVLASVDQETGRTTDPVRMYMREMGTVELLTREGEIRIAKRIEEGIYQVLKSLAHYPETVQLVLEDYDRVQVEEMRLSEIISGFADLEEEAPASSIGSMLDESQQDAMLEEAVDVDLDEESEDGEGGLGEGDDGPNPEQAKLYFDDLRNCYDTAMDSLRAKGRTNAKTLEHLEAMSESFLKLKLTSRQVDKLTRHFRQLRNHIREFERTIMRLCIEKARIPRKLFIDTFPGQETDMNWLDDLISKQGKKLDMTRIEENAEEIKRLQAKLASFEEEYGLSISEIKDINKKMSIGEAKARRAKKEMVEANLRLVISIAKKYTNRGLQFLDLIQEGNIGLMKAVDKFEYRRGYKFSTYATWWIRQAITRSIADQARTIRIPVHMIETINKLNRISRQILQETGREATPEELAVKMDLSEDKVRKVLKIAKEPISMETPVGDDEDSHLGDFIEDNNIVSPLEKATADGLREATLEILETLTPREAKVLRMRFGIEMNTDHTLEEVGKQFDVTRERIRQIEAKALRKLRHPSRSEKLRSFLEGDDA; translated from the coding sequence ATGAACGATCAAGAACAACAGCGCTCGCAAATTACCAGAGTGATCAGCTTGGGTAAGGAGCAGAATTACCTGACCTATGCCCAGATTAACGACTTGTTACCCAACATTGTCGATACCGAACACTTTGATGTCATCATCAGCATGCTGGAAGGGATGAATATTAAGGTCTTTGAACTGCCTCCCAGCGAAGACGAGCTGGCGCTGCTGGGTAATACCGAAGAAGCACCGGAAGACGTGGAAGAAGCCGCTGCCGTTCTTGCCTCGGTCGATCAGGAAACGGGACGCACAACAGACCCTGTCCGCATGTACATGCGCGAAATGGGAACGGTCGAACTGTTGACCCGCGAGGGTGAAATCCGCATTGCCAAACGCATTGAAGAAGGCATTTATCAGGTTCTTAAATCCCTGGCTCATTACCCTGAAACCGTGCAACTGGTTCTTGAAGACTATGATCGTGTCCAGGTTGAAGAAATGCGCTTAAGTGAAATCATCAGTGGTTTCGCCGATCTGGAAGAAGAGGCCCCCGCCTCCAGCATTGGCTCGATGCTCGATGAATCCCAACAGGATGCCATGCTTGAAGAAGCCGTGGATGTGGACCTGGATGAAGAAAGCGAAGACGGCGAAGGCGGTCTTGGCGAAGGCGATGACGGCCCCAATCCGGAACAGGCAAAGCTCTATTTTGACGACTTACGCAACTGTTATGATACCGCCATGGACAGCCTGCGGGCCAAGGGCCGAACCAATGCCAAAACCCTTGAGCACCTGGAAGCCATGTCCGAGTCTTTTCTGAAGCTGAAATTGACATCGCGTCAGGTCGACAAATTAACCCGCCATTTCCGTCAATTGCGCAATCACATCCGTGAATTTGAGCGCACGATCATGCGCCTTTGCATCGAGAAAGCACGCATTCCCCGCAAACTGTTCATTGATACCTTCCCCGGTCAGGAAACGGACATGAACTGGCTGGATGATTTAATCAGCAAACAAGGCAAAAAACTCGATATGACCCGTATTGAAGAAAATGCGGAAGAAATTAAACGCCTGCAAGCCAAACTGGCTTCGTTTGAAGAAGAGTACGGTCTTAGTATCAGTGAAATCAAGGACATTAACAAAAAGATGTCCATTGGCGAAGCCAAAGCCCGCCGCGCCAAGAAGGAAATGGTTGAAGCCAACCTGCGTCTGGTGATTTCCATTGCCAAGAAGTACACCAACCGCGGTTTGCAATTCCTGGATTTAATTCAGGAAGGGAACATCGGTTTGATGAAAGCCGTGGATAAATTTGAATACCGCCGCGGTTACAAGTTCTCAACCTACGCCACCTGGTGGATTCGTCAGGCCATTACCCGCTCGATTGCCGACCAGGCACGCACCATCCGTATTCCGGTGCACATGATTGAGACCATCAACAAGTTAAACCGCATTTCCCGCCAGATTTTGCAGGAAACCGGCCGCGAAGCCACGCCTGAGGAATTGGCGGTCAAAATGGACTTGAGCGAAGACAAGGTGAGAAAGGTTCTAAAAATTGCCAAAGAACCCATCTCCATGGAAACGCCGGTGGGTGACGATGAAGATTCGCATTTGGGCGATTTCATCGAAGACAACAACATTGTCTCCCCGCTCGAAAAAGCCACCGCCGACGGCTTACGTGAAGCGACACTGGAAATTTTAGAAACCTTAACCCCGCGTGAAGCCAAGGTTCTGCGCATGCGTTTCGGTATCGAAATGAACACCGACCACACCCTGGAAGAAGTCGGTAAACAATTCGACGTCACCCGCGAGCGTATCCGCCAAATCGAAGCCAAAGCCCTACGCAAGCTCCGCCACCCTTCCCGCTCGGAAAAACTCCGCAGCTTCCTGGAAGGCGACGACGCCTAA
- a CDS encoding ISL3 family transposase, with the protein MPKHDLILNLPGFSIKKVRGYQPLILELSYNRLPRCGHCQSKEVRKKDSYIRTVHHELVGHRRSLLQFKAYKLYCNRCHRYGNQQFPGINKYQRSTWRLQAAVFHKHTSGISQSELASLFKKGKATIERWYQRHYKEQDKERTNAYCPSVLGIDEHFFNRKQGFVTTLCNLRKNKVFDIVKGRSETDLAAYLAALPGKERVRVVCIDLSTTYRSIVKKHFPNAKIVADRFHVIRLMQHQCMMTYRELASNVKSNRGIMALLRTKPERLTPLKKAKRDAFLADNPAIEAVYQFQQQLHNILMKKMLTKNRARQLIPRFLEMLDELKQSPFKPLAALGKTLDNWKEEVVCMWRFSKSNGITEGFHRKMKLIQRRAYGFKNFENYRTRVRVLC; encoded by the coding sequence GTGCCGAAACATGATCTTATCTTAAATTTACCTGGCTTTTCCATAAAAAAAGTACGGGGTTATCAACCTTTGATATTGGAACTTTCTTACAACCGATTACCAAGATGTGGCCATTGTCAAAGTAAAGAAGTGCGCAAGAAAGATTCCTACATTCGTACTGTTCATCACGAACTAGTAGGTCACAGACGCAGTCTCTTACAATTCAAAGCCTATAAGCTTTATTGCAATCGTTGTCATCGTTATGGCAACCAGCAATTTCCTGGTATTAATAAGTATCAACGTTCCACTTGGCGTCTACAAGCCGCTGTTTTTCATAAACATACCTCGGGGATTTCTCAAAGCGAGTTAGCCAGTCTATTTAAGAAGGGTAAGGCAACCATTGAACGATGGTATCAACGCCACTATAAAGAACAAGATAAGGAGCGGACCAATGCATACTGCCCATCCGTTTTAGGAATTGATGAACATTTCTTTAACCGAAAACAAGGATTCGTTACAACACTCTGTAACTTAAGAAAGAATAAAGTATTTGATATCGTCAAAGGGCGAAGTGAAACCGACCTGGCCGCTTACCTCGCTGCTTTACCGGGTAAAGAGCGGGTTAGAGTCGTCTGCATCGATTTAAGCACTACCTATCGTTCCATCGTTAAAAAGCATTTCCCCAACGCCAAAATAGTCGCTGACCGATTCCATGTCATTCGCTTAATGCAACACCAATGCATGATGACTTATAGGGAACTTGCAAGCAACGTCAAAAGCAATCGCGGCATCATGGCGCTCTTAAGAACCAAGCCTGAACGATTAACACCCTTAAAAAAAGCCAAGCGCGATGCTTTCCTGGCAGACAATCCAGCTATTGAAGCCGTCTATCAATTCCAACAACAGTTACACAATATACTCATGAAAAAAATGCTTACCAAGAACCGAGCACGTCAGTTAATCCCTCGCTTTTTGGAAATGCTCGACGAACTGAAGCAAAGCCCCTTTAAACCTCTAGCAGCTCTAGGTAAAACGCTCGATAACTGGAAAGAAGAAGTTGTTTGTATGTGGCGATTTAGTAAATCAAATGGTATCACTGAAGGCTTTCATCGGAAGATGAAACTGATTCAACGTCGTGCTTATGGTTTTAAAAACTTTGAAAATTATAGAACAAGGGTTAGAGTACTATGCTGA
- a CDS encoding IS3 family transposase (programmed frameshift), producing MKRSKFTEEQILFGLKQAELGTSVSEVCRKLGISEATFYIWKKKYGGLGASELRKLRQLEDENKRLKQLVADLSLDKQMLQDVLFKKALKPRKKRALALALQDSYRISIRRSCDVLMLSRSVYQYRSCRGEDTAVRHRIREIAHTRVRYGYQRIHVLLRREGWVINHKKVHRIYCEEGLNLRRKRPRRHVAGAHREERLMASTLNECWSMDFVSDNLFNGRRIRALTIVDNFSRECMAIHVGPTIRGEEVVNVLEELRVLDNRLPKSIRIDNGPEFISKILDKWAYQNNVTLDFSRPGKPTDNAFIESFNGSFRDECLNSHWFLSLEDAKRKIEEWRQDYNDFRPHSSLNNLTPNQFRQKISDVNFF from the exons ATGAAAAGAAGCAAATTTACAGAAGAACAAATTCTGTTTGGGTTGAAGCAGGCGGAACTGGGAACGAGTGTTTCAGAGGTATGCCGAAAGCTGGGAATAAGCGAGGCGACATTTTACATATGGAAGAAAAAATATGGTGGGCTTGGTGCATCGGAACTCAGGAAACTTCGTCAGCTGGAAGATGAAAACAAGCGTCTTAAGCAGTTGGTTGCTGACCTAAGTCTTGATAAGCAGATGTTGCAGGATGTTCTGT TCAAAAAAGCTTTAAAGCCACGGAAAAAGCGAGCGTTGGCATTAGCCCTTCAGGACAGTTACCGGATAAGCATCCGCAGAAGTTGTGACGTTCTAATGTTAAGCCGTAGTGTATATCAGTACCGTTCATGTCGTGGCGAAGATACAGCAGTAAGACACCGTATACGTGAGATAGCCCACACACGGGTACGTTATGGTTATCAACGCATTCATGTTTTATTAAGGCGGGAAGGATGGGTTATTAATCACAAAAAAGTTCACCGCATTTATTGTGAGGAAGGTCTTAATCTTCGCAGAAAGCGTCCGCGCCGTCATGTTGCTGGTGCGCACAGAGAAGAACGATTAATGGCGTCCACTTTAAACGAATGCTGGAGCATGGACTTTGTTTCTGACAATCTGTTTAATGGGAGGAGAATACGGGCTTTAACTATAGTCGATAATTTTAGTCGGGAATGCATGGCTATTCATGTAGGGCCGACTATTCGGGGTGAGGAAGTTGTGAATGTTCTTGAGGAGCTCAGAGTCCTTGATAACAGGCTACCAAAAAGCATCCGGATTGATAATGGCCCTGAGTTTATTTCAAAGATATTAGACAAATGGGCTTATCAGAATAATGTAACTTTGGATTTCTCAAGGCCCGGAAAACCAACAGATAACGCGTTTATTGAGTCATTTAATGGCAGTTTTAGGGATGAATGCCTGAACAGCCACTGGTTTCTTTCTCTGGAAGATGCTAAAAGAAAAATTGAGGAATGGCGTCAAGATTACAACGATTTTCGGCCCCATTCCTCCCTGAACAATTTGACCCCAAATCAGTTTAGGCAGAAAATCTCGGATGTCAATTTTTTCTAG
- a CDS encoding fumarylacetoacetate hydrolase family protein, which yields MMSFDKIICVGKNYLAHAKELGDEVPEKPVIFLKPPSVLRQIPGWGEQVEVDFPHEDTEVQPECEIVLRLAQDGYQMTVEEARNAIADVTLGLDMTLRSRQTQLKRQGHPWTTSKVFKDAAIVGPWIPYQHFNDYLSAEFQLRLDGTLRQCAKGTDMMMHPHDLLVYISQFFPLKAGDVIYTGTPGGVTSITAGTTAELCWKNYSCTVKWK from the coding sequence ATGATGTCTTTTGATAAAATAATCTGTGTAGGAAAAAATTATCTTGCCCATGCCAAAGAGCTGGGAGATGAAGTACCAGAAAAGCCGGTAATTTTTTTAAAACCGCCGAGTGTTCTTAGACAAATTCCTGGTTGGGGGGAGCAAGTCGAGGTTGATTTCCCTCATGAAGACACGGAGGTGCAGCCAGAGTGCGAAATTGTACTTCGTCTCGCTCAGGATGGCTATCAAATGACAGTTGAAGAAGCAAGGAACGCTATTGCGGATGTCACTCTTGGTCTTGACATGACGTTAAGATCTCGCCAAACGCAGCTTAAGAGACAAGGGCATCCATGGACTACATCCAAAGTGTTCAAGGATGCGGCTATTGTTGGTCCCTGGATTCCTTATCAACACTTTAATGACTATCTGAGTGCTGAATTCCAATTACGCCTGGATGGAACCCTCAGGCAATGCGCCAAAGGGACAGACATGATGATGCATCCGCACGATTTACTGGTTTATATCAGCCAATTTTTTCCCTTGAAAGCAGGTGATGTCATTTATACGGGTACCCCTGGTGGAGTGACTTCAATAACAGCAGGCACGACCGCTGAATTATGCTGGAAAAATTATTCCTGCACCGTAAAATGGAAGTAG